A portion of the Stigmatella aurantiaca DW4/3-1 genome contains these proteins:
- a CDS encoding caspase family protein has translation MHPGPQRGAFVLVLLLATLVHAEPMRRFALVIGNDTGGAGTQPLRYAREDARKMHDLMARLGGVRPEDAQLLLNQEARDVLTGLTELEGRIKAAQAQGERTALIVFYSGHAKEEALRLGDSRLPFETLKRRLADASADIRIAILDSCRSGTLTRAKGARRAPAFSIDSGTSREARGLVILTSSTADEDSQESDMLGGSYFSHHLLSGLLGDADRSGDGRVTLFEAYSHAYARTVADTAASGAGPQHPTFSYDLAGNGDLVLTELRASEGLVVPGNAPAGPYYFVDSSGLVVAELDKAHGVERRVALAPGTYRVKRRLEDRLRTGEVTVRRGQETVLEESRLRDAPFSDDPVKGARTQGSFWVVGAMGGMQSFFDGTVRDTLFLPSALLGVEASLHDYFRQDWVWSFDLAVGGREATLALPTLAGLNYRYSVFCLGTSLTAEWPWGNWTPFAGARLTYVVLGRKFKDAAYPDQQYAAFSPGLVGGLRYRLLSKLHVAGHGRIHSLIYNVERPQRSLGYWELSALVAYEL, from the coding sequence ATGCATCCAGGGCCACAGAGGGGTGCCTTCGTCCTCGTGCTGCTGTTGGCCACGCTCGTCCACGCCGAGCCGATGCGGCGCTTCGCGCTGGTGATCGGTAACGACACGGGAGGCGCCGGGACCCAGCCCCTGCGCTACGCGCGCGAGGATGCGCGCAAGATGCATGACCTGATGGCCCGGCTGGGCGGGGTGCGTCCAGAGGACGCGCAGCTGCTCTTGAACCAGGAGGCGCGGGATGTCCTCACCGGGCTGACGGAGCTGGAGGGCCGGATCAAGGCGGCACAGGCGCAGGGTGAGCGCACGGCGCTCATCGTCTTCTACTCCGGCCATGCAAAGGAGGAAGCCCTGCGGCTGGGAGACTCGCGTTTGCCCTTTGAGACGCTCAAGCGGCGGCTGGCCGACGCGTCCGCGGACATCCGCATCGCCATCCTGGACTCGTGCCGCTCCGGGACACTGACCCGGGCCAAAGGGGCCCGGCGGGCCCCTGCCTTCTCAATCGACTCGGGCACCTCCCGGGAAGCCAGGGGGCTCGTCATCCTCACCTCCAGCACGGCGGACGAAGACTCGCAGGAGTCGGACATGCTCGGCGGCAGCTACTTCTCACATCACCTGCTCAGCGGACTGCTGGGAGATGCGGACCGATCCGGGGATGGCCGGGTAACGCTCTTCGAGGCGTACTCGCATGCCTACGCACGCACCGTCGCGGACACCGCCGCCAGCGGCGCGGGACCGCAACACCCCACCTTCAGCTACGATCTGGCGGGCAACGGGGACCTGGTGCTGACGGAGCTGAGAGCCTCCGAAGGGCTGGTCGTGCCGGGCAACGCCCCCGCGGGGCCCTACTACTTCGTGGACTCCAGCGGGCTGGTGGTCGCGGAGCTGGACAAGGCGCACGGTGTGGAGCGGCGCGTGGCCCTGGCGCCCGGTACCTACCGGGTCAAACGCCGCCTGGAAGACCGGCTGCGCACGGGCGAGGTCACCGTCCGGCGCGGGCAGGAAACGGTCCTGGAGGAGTCCCGGCTCAGGGATGCGCCGTTCTCGGACGATCCAGTCAAGGGCGCACGCACGCAGGGCTCCTTCTGGGTGGTGGGAGCCATGGGCGGCATGCAGTCCTTCTTCGACGGCACTGTCCGCGACACCCTGTTCCTGCCGTCTGCCCTGCTGGGCGTCGAGGCAAGCCTCCACGACTACTTTCGCCAAGACTGGGTCTGGAGCTTCGACCTGGCGGTGGGCGGGCGGGAGGCGACGCTGGCCCTCCCCACCCTGGCGGGCCTGAACTACCGCTACTCGGTGTTCTGCCTGGGCACATCGCTCACCGCGGAGTGGCCCTGGGGGAATTGGACCCCTTTCGCGGGCGCGCGGCTGACGTACGTCGTCCTTGGCCGCAAGTTCAAGGACGCCGCCTATCCGGATCAGCAATACGCGGCTTTCTCTCCTGGCCTCGTGGGGGGCTTGCGCTACCGACTTCTGAGCAAGCTCCACGTCGCGGGCCATGGCCGGATCCACTCCCTCATCTACAATGTCGAGAGGCCGCAGCGCTCCCTGGGGTACTGGGAGCTGTCGGCGCTCGTGGCGTATGAGCTTTAA
- a CDS encoding NUDIX hydrolase, with amino-acid sequence MPREASAGGVVIRENAEGWDVAVIRPHGRSLWALPKGHVDPGETPEQTAMREVHEETGLTVTRMAPLGEIRYVYQFRGQRIFKRVHFFLFRYQAGELGALPPGPRVEVDEVRWVPLAQLVSLLGYKGEKSIAARAVKLLRAADSTPPGSLPEEKRG; translated from the coding sequence ATGCCGCGTGAGGCGTCCGCTGGAGGTGTCGTCATCCGCGAGAATGCGGAGGGTTGGGACGTGGCCGTGATCCGTCCCCACGGGCGGAGCCTGTGGGCGCTGCCCAAGGGGCACGTGGACCCGGGAGAGACGCCCGAGCAGACGGCCATGCGCGAGGTGCACGAGGAGACGGGCCTCACCGTCACGCGGATGGCGCCCCTGGGGGAGATTCGCTACGTGTACCAGTTCCGGGGGCAGCGCATCTTCAAGCGCGTCCACTTCTTCCTGTTTCGCTACCAGGCGGGGGAACTGGGAGCGCTGCCTCCCGGCCCGCGTGTCGAGGTGGACGAGGTGCGCTGGGTGCCGCTGGCGCAACTGGTGTCGCTGCTGGGTTACAAGGGGGAGAAGTCCATCGCCGCGCGCGCGGTGAAGCTGCTGCGCGCGGCGGACTCGACTCCACCGGGCTCGCTGCCAGAGGAGAAGCGCGGTTAG
- the grxC gene encoding glutaredoxin 3: protein MKPVKIYTTTYCGFCVRAKDLLKRKGVNYEELDVTGNDEMRARLVEMSGGQRTVPQIFIGDTHVGGYTDLAQLDRDGQLEPMLQG, encoded by the coding sequence ATGAAGCCCGTGAAGATCTACACCACCACCTACTGCGGCTTCTGTGTGCGGGCCAAGGACCTGCTCAAGCGCAAAGGGGTGAACTACGAGGAGCTGGACGTCACGGGCAACGACGAGATGCGCGCCCGGCTGGTGGAGATGAGCGGAGGCCAGCGCACCGTGCCGCAGATCTTCATCGGAGACACCCATGTGGGTGGCTATACCGACCTGGCCCAGCTCGACCGGGACGGCCAGTTGGAGCCCATGCTCCAAGGCTGA
- a CDS encoding sigma 54-interacting transcriptional regulator yields MTDKPEITQSVQVESEGRPVRIQVREWTVEVSAGPDKSKKLTTQDSLVRVGSDPSSDLVLTDPTVSRRHLEIERTPKGLLLKDLGSRNGTYLDGRQVFQVLLQSGDKVQLGKTRLTIKPDVRTTEVEVPSGADSFGSLVGTSERMRLVFSDLRRIAREDMNLLIEGETGTGKELAARAVHQHSSRRHGPFKVVDCNLITEEKAERELFGSMRAVDDGDKGVRGVFEAAQGGTLFLDEVGELPLALQPKLLRVLERREVPTLDGGAVPVNVRVIASTHRNLEEDVRQGRFRADLYFRLAVARVRLPPLRTRREDIPVLSQSLLDSLKSSFELTPQTLALFEGYEWPGNVRELRNVLERGALMQETGNTSWLDFMAQPPQKNEGPPPTSVGALVTGMNYHEAKDRVLADFERLYFAEVMKEVGFDMKTAEQRTGLSMQSLYRLLKKNGLRLKDLKNAEGLDK; encoded by the coding sequence ATGACCGACAAGCCCGAAATCACCCAGTCCGTTCAGGTGGAATCCGAAGGCCGCCCCGTCCGCATCCAGGTGCGCGAGTGGACCGTCGAGGTGTCCGCGGGACCGGACAAGAGCAAGAAGCTCACCACCCAGGACTCGCTGGTGCGCGTTGGCTCGGACCCGTCGAGCGATCTCGTCCTCACGGATCCGACCGTCAGCCGCAGGCACCTGGAAATCGAGCGCACCCCCAAGGGGCTGCTGCTGAAGGATCTGGGCAGCCGCAACGGCACGTACCTGGACGGCCGGCAGGTGTTCCAGGTCCTGCTCCAGTCCGGCGACAAGGTCCAGCTGGGCAAGACACGGCTCACCATCAAGCCGGATGTGCGCACCACCGAGGTGGAGGTGCCCTCCGGGGCGGACTCCTTCGGTTCGCTGGTGGGCACCTCGGAGCGGATGCGCCTGGTCTTCTCCGACCTGCGCCGCATCGCCCGCGAAGACATGAACCTCCTCATCGAGGGGGAGACGGGCACCGGCAAGGAGCTCGCCGCGCGCGCCGTGCACCAGCACTCCTCCCGCCGTCACGGCCCCTTCAAGGTCGTGGACTGCAACCTCATCACCGAGGAGAAGGCCGAGCGCGAGCTGTTCGGCTCCATGCGCGCGGTGGATGACGGGGACAAGGGCGTGCGTGGCGTCTTCGAGGCCGCCCAGGGGGGAACCCTCTTCCTGGACGAAGTGGGAGAGCTGCCCCTGGCGCTTCAACCCAAGCTGCTGCGCGTGCTGGAGCGCCGCGAGGTGCCCACGCTGGATGGCGGCGCAGTGCCTGTGAACGTGCGCGTCATCGCCTCCACCCACCGCAACCTGGAGGAGGACGTGCGCCAGGGCCGCTTCCGCGCCGACCTGTATTTCCGGCTGGCGGTGGCCCGCGTGCGCTTGCCCCCCTTGCGCACCCGGCGCGAGGACATCCCCGTGCTCTCCCAGTCCCTGCTGGACTCGCTGAAGTCCTCCTTCGAGCTCACCCCGCAGACGCTCGCCCTCTTCGAGGGCTATGAGTGGCCCGGCAACGTGCGCGAGCTGCGCAACGTGCTGGAGCGCGGCGCGCTCATGCAGGAGACGGGCAACACCAGCTGGCTGGACTTCATGGCCCAGCCCCCCCAGAAGAACGAGGGCCCGCCTCCCACCAGCGTGGGCGCCCTCGTCACGGGGATGAACTACCACGAGGCCAAGGACCGTGTGCTGGCCGACTTCGAGCGCCTCTACTTCGCCGAGGTGATGAAGGAGGTGGGCTTCGACATGAAGACCGCCGAACAGCGCACCGGTCTGTCCATGCAGAGCCTCTACCGGCTGCTGAAGAAAAACGGGCTGCGCCTCAAGGATCTCAAGAACGCCGAGGGTCTTGATAAGTAG
- a CDS encoding CHRD domain-containing protein, whose product MKMNRPFLAGISALAFVACGGSSEFTASLTGAAVRPEAVTTNGSGSVTVKLDGNTLEVSGRFTGLTTNVRSARLHGPADENNNAEPLCQLGAPQSTSGTLTLGSGPGSCKEFELSGAQVTDLENGRWYVSLENRNHETGEVRGQLRKKE is encoded by the coding sequence ATGAAGATGAACCGTCCCTTCCTCGCGGGTATCTCGGCGCTGGCCTTCGTGGCCTGTGGTGGAAGCTCCGAGTTCACCGCGTCTCTGACGGGCGCGGCGGTGAGACCCGAGGCGGTGACCACCAACGGCAGTGGCAGCGTGACGGTCAAGCTGGACGGCAACACGCTGGAGGTGTCCGGCCGATTCACCGGCCTCACCACCAACGTCCGGTCTGCCCGGCTCCATGGACCGGCCGACGAGAACAACAACGCCGAGCCGCTCTGCCAACTGGGAGCCCCGCAGTCCACCAGCGGCACCCTCACCCTGGGCTCGGGGCCGGGCTCCTGCAAGGAGTTCGAGCTGAGCGGCGCTCAGGTCACGGATCTGGAGAACGGCCGGTGGTACGTGAGCCTCGAGAACAGGAACCACGAGACCGGTGAGGTGCGCGGCCAGCTCCGGAAGAAAGAGTAA
- the groL gene encoding chaperonin GroEL (60 kDa chaperone family; promotes refolding of misfolded polypeptides especially under stressful conditions; forms two stacked rings of heptamers to form a barrel-shaped 14mer; ends can be capped by GroES; misfolded proteins enter the barrel where they are refolded when GroES binds): protein MAKDIIFDVRAREAILRGVNILADAVKVTLGPKGRNVVIEKSFGSPTITKDGVTVAKEIELENKFENMGAQMVKEVASKTSDVAGDGTTTATVLAQAIFREGAKLVAAGHNPMDIKRGIDKAVAAVVAELKKMAKPTKDKKEIAQVGTISANGDTTIGQIIADAMEKVGKEGVITVEEAKGLETTLDVVEGMQFDRGYLSPYFVTDPERMEVVLNDPYILINEKKISSMKDLLPILEQVARSGKPLLIIAEEVEGEALATLVVNKIRGVLSVAAVKAPGFGDRRKAMLEDIANLTGGRLIAEDLGIKLDALTLADLGRAKRITIDKDNSTIVDGAGAQKDIEARVKQIRAQIEETSSDYDREKLQERLAKLVGGVAVINVGAATETEMKEKKARVEDALNATRAAVEEGVVPGGGVAFIRCIKALESVQAVEGEKFGVDIIRRSLEEPLRQIVGNGGLEGSVVVNKVKESTGSNGFNAATGAYEDLLAAGVIDPAKVSRTALQNAASVSSLMLTTEAMVAERPKADDDKASPGGGMGGMGGMGGMGGMGM, encoded by the coding sequence ATGGCGAAAGACATCATTTTCGACGTACGCGCGCGTGAAGCCATTCTCCGCGGCGTGAACATCCTGGCCGACGCGGTCAAGGTCACCCTGGGGCCCAAGGGCCGCAACGTGGTCATCGAGAAGAGCTTCGGCTCCCCCACCATCACCAAGGACGGTGTGACGGTGGCCAAGGAGATCGAGCTCGAGAACAAGTTCGAGAACATGGGCGCGCAGATGGTGAAGGAGGTTGCCTCGAAGACCTCCGACGTGGCCGGCGACGGCACCACCACCGCCACCGTGCTGGCGCAGGCCATCTTCCGCGAGGGCGCGAAGCTGGTCGCCGCGGGCCACAACCCGATGGACATCAAGCGCGGCATCGACAAGGCCGTCGCGGCCGTCGTGGCCGAGCTGAAGAAGATGGCCAAGCCGACCAAGGACAAGAAGGAGATCGCCCAGGTCGGCACCATCTCCGCCAACGGTGACACCACCATCGGCCAGATCATCGCGGACGCGATGGAGAAGGTCGGCAAGGAGGGCGTCATCACCGTCGAGGAGGCCAAGGGCCTGGAGACCACCCTCGACGTGGTGGAGGGCATGCAGTTCGACCGCGGCTACCTCTCCCCGTACTTCGTGACGGACCCGGAGCGCATGGAGGTCGTCCTGAACGACCCCTACATCCTCATCAACGAGAAGAAGATCTCGTCGATGAAGGACCTGCTGCCCATCCTCGAGCAGGTGGCTCGCTCCGGCAAGCCGCTGCTCATCATCGCCGAGGAAGTGGAGGGCGAGGCGCTGGCCACCCTGGTGGTCAACAAGATCCGTGGCGTGCTGAGCGTGGCGGCCGTGAAGGCGCCGGGCTTCGGTGACCGCCGCAAGGCCATGCTCGAGGACATCGCCAACCTGACGGGCGGCCGGCTGATCGCCGAGGACCTGGGCATCAAGCTCGACGCCCTCACCCTGGCCGACCTGGGCCGCGCCAAGCGCATCACCATCGACAAGGACAACAGCACCATCGTCGACGGTGCCGGTGCGCAGAAGGACATCGAGGCGCGCGTCAAGCAGATCCGCGCCCAGATCGAGGAGACCAGCAGCGACTACGACCGCGAGAAGCTCCAGGAGCGTCTGGCGAAGCTCGTGGGCGGCGTGGCGGTGATCAACGTCGGCGCGGCCACCGAGACCGAGATGAAGGAGAAGAAGGCCCGCGTGGAGGACGCGCTCAACGCGACCCGCGCGGCCGTCGAGGAGGGCGTGGTGCCCGGCGGCGGCGTGGCGTTCATCCGCTGCATCAAGGCGCTCGAGTCCGTGCAGGCCGTCGAGGGTGAGAAGTTCGGCGTGGACATCATCCGCCGCTCGCTCGAGGAGCCCCTGCGCCAGATCGTCGGCAACGGCGGCCTGGAGGGCAGCGTGGTGGTGAACAAGGTCAAGGAGAGCACCGGTTCCAACGGCTTCAACGCCGCCACCGGCGCCTATGAGGACCTGCTGGCCGCGGGCGTCATCGACCCGGCCAAGGTGAGCCGCACCGCGCTGCAGAACGCGGCGTCCGTGTCCTCCCTCATGCTGACCACCGAGGCGATGGTGGCCGAGCGTCCGAAGGCGGACGACGACAAGGCCTCCCCCGGCGGCGGCATGGGCGGCATGGGCGGCATGGGCGGCATGGGCGGCATGGGCATGTAG
- the groES gene encoding co-chaperone GroES, with translation MKIRPLQDRLIVKRVAEENKTKGGLFIPDTAKEKPLEGKVVAVGNGKILEDGKVRPLDIKANDTILFSKYAGTEIKIDGEEHLILREEDVLGVIEK, from the coding sequence ATGAAGATTCGTCCCCTGCAGGATCGCCTCATCGTCAAGCGCGTTGCCGAGGAGAACAAGACCAAGGGCGGCCTGTTCATCCCCGACACCGCCAAGGAGAAGCCGCTGGAGGGCAAGGTGGTCGCCGTTGGCAACGGGAAGATCCTCGAGGACGGCAAGGTTCGTCCCCTGGACATCAAGGCCAACGACACCATCCTCTTCAGCAAGTACGCGGGCACCGAGATCAAGATCGACGGTGAGGAGCACCTCATCCTCCGTGAGGAGGATGTGCTCGGCGTGATCGAGAAGTAG
- the rpoZ gene encoding DNA-directed RNA polymerase subunit omega, which produces MARITVEDCLPLVDNRFALVLLGAKRARQLMAGARPIIEISKNKPPVLSLREIATGRVKFDRDVREALSGKYAGEEGAKAPAGGAPDVPAV; this is translated from the coding sequence ATGGCTCGCATTACCGTCGAAGACTGCCTCCCCCTGGTGGACAACCGCTTTGCCCTGGTGCTGCTCGGCGCCAAGCGCGCCCGTCAGCTCATGGCCGGTGCCCGCCCCATCATCGAGATTTCCAAGAACAAGCCGCCCGTGCTCTCGCTCCGGGAGATCGCCACGGGCCGCGTGAAGTTCGATCGCGATGTGCGCGAGGCGCTGTCCGGGAAGTATGCCGGTGAGGAGGGCGCGAAGGCCCCCGCCGGTGGCGCTCCCGACGTCCCCGCCGTCTAA